The following proteins come from a genomic window of Rutidosis leptorrhynchoides isolate AG116_Rl617_1_P2 chromosome 10, CSIRO_AGI_Rlap_v1, whole genome shotgun sequence:
- the LOC139872973 gene encoding dolichyl pyrophosphate Glc1Man9GlcNAc2 alpha-1,3-glucosyltransferase-like — MKPSKNKKAKQLNETHTQPTDSDRPVIKDLLWFSFIATFVKILLIPAYHSTDFEVHRNWLALTHTLPLSHWYSDETSPWTLDYPPLFAYFERFLSLFASLVDPTITHLQNGLNYNASSVIIFQRLSVIASDTVLIYSIYRLTKNMELKKRLMIWILLIWSPGLLIVDHIHFQYNGFLLGILLLSLGAIKKGNDLMGGFVFAVLLCFKHLFAVAGPVYFVYLLRHYCRGGIIRGFGKLVTMGMVVVAVFVAAYGPFAYHGQIQEVVKRMFPFGRGLCHAYWAPNFWVFYILSDKILSFVLTKFGFHIQAPTASFTGGLVGDSSPFAILPTITPLVTFVLVLLAISPSLFKIWRNPDPKMIIRWVSYAYTCGFLFGWHVHEKASLHFLIPLAVIAVESIDDARHYFIVSIVSIFSLLPLLYEAQEYPIKVLLLVLYVTLMWFGFSSASESITDGASVSKNGGFVFKWVEKIYLVGFVVVEIWGQFLHPLLLGDRFPFLPLMLVSFYCALGMMYSWIWQLRYIIRSC, encoded by the exons ATGAAACCTTCAAAAAACAAGAAAGCAAAACAGTTGAACGAAACGCATACCCAACCAACAGATTCAGATCGACCCGTTATCAAAGACCTGTTATGGTTCTCATTCATTGCTACGTTTGTTAAAATACTTCTCATCCCAGCCTATCACAGCACTGATTTTGAGGTCCACCGTAACTGGCTGGCCCTCACCCACACCTTACCATTATCCCATTGGTACTCAGATGAGACCAGCCCATGGACCCTTGATTACCCTCCTTTATTTGCATATTTCGAGCGTTTTCTATCCCTTTTTGCTTCTCTCGTGGACCCCACCATCACACACCTCCAAAACGGCCTAAATTACAACGCTTCTTCAGTCATTATCTTCCAAAGACTCAGCGTAATAGCTTCAGATACAGTTTTAATTTACTCGATATATCGATTAACTAAGAACATGGAGTTAAAGAAACGACTCATGATCTGGATTTTGCTTATTTGGTCACCTGGGTTGTTGATTGTTGATCATATCCATTTTCAGTACAACGGGTTTCTTTTGGGGATTCTATTACTTTCTTTGGGCGCAATTAAAAAAGGAAATGACTTAATGGGCGGGTTCGTTTTTGCGGTTTTGTTGTGTTTCAAACATCTGTTTGCTGTGGCGGGGCCCGTTTATTTTGTTTATCTGTTGCGGCATTACTGTCGTGGAGGAATTATTCGAGGTTTCGGTAAGTTGGTCACAATGGGAATGGTGGTTGTTGCGGTTTTCGTAGCAGCCTATGGACCATTTGCATATCATGGACAG ATACAAGAAGTTGTGAAACGTATGTTTCCTTTTGGTAGGGGCCTTTGCCATGCTTATTGGGCTCCAAATTTTTGGGTGTTTTATATACTATCAGATAAGATTCTTTCTTTCGTGCTTACAAAATTTGGATTTCACATTCAAGCCCCAACGGCTTCATTCACGGGTGGCCTAGTTGGGGACTCGTCTCCTTTTGCTATACTTCCTACG ATCACACCTTTAGTAACCTTTGTGCTCGTCCTACTTGCTATATCTCCGTCTCTTTTCAAGATTTGGAGGAATCCCGACCCAAAAATGATTATTAGATGGGTTTCATATGCGTACACTTGTGGTTTTTTGTTTGGATGGCATGTGCACGAAAAGGCGTCACTTCACTTCTTAATTCCCCTTGCAGTTATTGCAGTTGAAAGTATTGACGATGCACGTCATTACTTCATCGTATCTATAG TTTCCATCTTCTCGTTGCTCCCTCTTCTCTACGAAGCTCAAGAGTACCCGATAAAAGTGTTGTTACTTGTTTTATACGTTACTTTAATGTGGTTTGGCTTTTCTTCTGCGAGTGAATCGATCACAGATGGAGCTTCGGTCTCCAAAAATGGTGGTTTTGTTTTCAAATGGGTTGAAAAGATCTATTTGGTTGGTTTTGTGGTTGTGGAGATATGGGGGCAGTTTCTTCATCCTTTGCTTCTTGGTGATAGATTTCCATTTTTACCCCTTATGTTGGTCTCCTTTTATTGTGCATTAGGAATGATGTACTCTTGGATTTGGCAACTTAGATATATTATTAGATCTTGTTGA